From Methanosarcina lacustris Z-7289, one genomic window encodes:
- a CDS encoding transcriptional regulator, with amino-acid sequence MKTTCEIMVQKVLPAIRAELSRAMIFEHGCTQQDVADILELSRAAVSQYVSEKRGAEVDFSDETQKEIRKFASVLLNDGLSSQEKVSGMCSICSFVQKSGWLYRNAPEAKTCIICKDMN; translated from the coding sequence ATGAAAACAACATGCGAAATTATGGTACAGAAAGTCTTGCCTGCAATCAGGGCTGAACTTTCACGGGCAATGATTTTTGAGCATGGATGCACGCAGCAGGATGTAGCAGATATCCTTGAGCTTTCAAGAGCTGCGGTATCCCAGTACGTGAGTGAAAAACGCGGAGCTGAAGTTGATTTTTCAGATGAGACCCAGAAAGAAATCCGAAAATTTGCATCAGTACTCTTAAATGATGGATTATCCTCTCAGGAAAAGGTAAGCGGCATGTGCAGCATATGCAGTTTTGTTCAGAAGTCTGGATGGCTGTACAGAAATGCTCCTGAAGCTAAAACCTGCATTATCTGTAAGGATATGAACTAA
- the purC gene encoding phosphoribosylaminoimidazolesuccinocarboxamide synthase: protein MKREQLYSGKAKTIYATDNPDTFIAEFRNSLTAFNGEKKGEMEMKGYYNAQISKKIFEMLEASGIKTHFVSMLSDIDMLIKNVEIIKIEVIVRNIAAGSITKKYPMKEGTIFEVPVLVFDFKSDEYGDPMLNDDIAVALGIATHEELATLRKLALRVNELLVPYLDEKGILLPDFKLEFGKRDGEIILADEISCDTCRFWDKKTGKSLDKDVFRFDKGDISKAYEDVARRIVPEIFE, encoded by the coding sequence ATGAAAAGAGAACAGCTCTATTCAGGGAAAGCAAAGACGATCTATGCGACAGATAATCCCGACACCTTTATCGCCGAATTCCGAAACAGCTTGACCGCGTTTAACGGCGAAAAGAAAGGCGAGATGGAAATGAAGGGTTACTACAATGCCCAGATTTCAAAAAAGATATTTGAAATGCTGGAAGCCAGCGGGATAAAAACACATTTTGTCAGCATGCTTTCTGATATCGATATGCTTATAAAAAACGTAGAAATCATAAAGATCGAGGTCATTGTCAGAAACATTGCCGCGGGCTCAATTACAAAGAAATACCCGATGAAAGAAGGCACTATTTTCGAGGTCCCGGTTCTCGTCTTTGATTTCAAAAGCGATGAGTACGGAGATCCCATGCTGAATGACGACATCGCTGTTGCGCTTGGTATTGCAACACACGAAGAACTTGCTACACTCCGGAAGCTTGCGCTCAGGGTCAACGAGCTGCTCGTGCCTTACCTTGATGAAAAAGGAATTCTGCTTCCCGACTTCAAGCTTGAGTTTGGAAAGAGGGACGGGGAAATAATCCTTGCCGATGAAATTTCCTGCGATACCTGTCGTTTCTGGGACAAGAAAACCGGGAAGTCCCTGGATAAAGATGTCTTCAGGTTTGACAAAGGCGATATTTCCAAAGCTTATGAAGATGTTGCCCGGCGCATTGTGCCCGAGATCTTTGAATAA
- the ftsA gene encoding coenzyme F390 synthetase: MDISKPYFNPEIETMERGELDALIEERVRYTVKYAAENSLFYRKWFEKHGVKPGDIKTHEDLQELPVISGKTIRENQPPEIKDFMFKSVGWKDVFTIHETSGTSGTPKSFFLTWADWERYAEKYARIFRSQGFGPGDRVVICASYGMNVGANTMTLAARQLGMSIIPEGKCTFPLRVIETYRPTGIVGSVFKLLNLARRMKAEGLVPEESGINKLVVGGESFADESRNYLSEIWGCPVYNTYGSTEGTMCGECSEITGLHVPEDFVHLDVYDPHLKNFVPDGDCGRIVLSTLLPVGAKAGNLLLNYDTDDTTVVLTRKTCSCGRTHMKIMTPQREAETFWIEGTPFNRVDVERGVFQKGNMDYLTGEYEAFLYGGEDEGETTLRVSMECENPDTCDRDLIKENFIRSFLKYKYPLSRAYEDSTFKILFNFTGPRGLELYKIKGRPKRLVDRR, encoded by the coding sequence ATGGACATTTCAAAACCTTACTTTAATCCTGAAATCGAAACTATGGAGAGGGGAGAGCTTGACGCCCTCATTGAGGAACGTGTGCGCTACACGGTAAAATATGCAGCCGAAAATTCTCTTTTCTACAGGAAATGGTTTGAAAAGCATGGGGTAAAGCCCGGAGACATCAAAACCCATGAAGACCTCCAGGAGCTTCCCGTAATCTCCGGAAAGACTATCCGGGAAAACCAGCCTCCTGAGATAAAGGATTTTATGTTCAAAAGCGTGGGCTGGAAAGACGTTTTCACCATCCATGAGACCAGCGGCACGAGCGGGACCCCAAAGAGCTTTTTCCTTACCTGGGCAGACTGGGAACGCTATGCAGAAAAATACGCCCGGATTTTCAGGTCTCAGGGTTTCGGGCCTGGAGACAGGGTCGTTATCTGTGCTTCCTACGGCATGAACGTGGGGGCAAACACCATGACCCTTGCTGCCAGGCAGCTGGGCATGAGTATCATCCCTGAAGGCAAGTGCACTTTTCCCCTACGAGTCATTGAAACCTACAGGCCGACAGGCATAGTGGGCAGCGTCTTTAAGCTTCTGAACCTTGCCAGAAGGATGAAGGCTGAGGGGCTCGTCCCTGAAGAGTCAGGGATAAACAAACTTGTCGTGGGAGGAGAATCCTTTGCAGACGAGTCCAGAAATTATCTTTCGGAAATCTGGGGCTGCCCTGTGTACAACACCTACGGGAGCACGGAAGGGACGATGTGCGGGGAATGCAGTGAAATTACAGGGCTGCATGTTCCCGAGGATTTCGTCCATCTTGATGTTTACGACCCGCACCTGAAGAACTTCGTGCCTGACGGGGATTGTGGAAGGATTGTCCTGAGCACGCTTCTGCCTGTTGGGGCAAAAGCAGGAAACCTTCTCTTAAACTACGATACTGATGACACGACTGTCGTGCTTACGCGCAAAACCTGCTCCTGCGGAAGGACTCACATGAAAATCATGACGCCGCAACGAGAGGCTGAAACGTTCTGGATAGAAGGAACTCCTTTTAACCGTGTAGACGTGGAAAGGGGTGTCTTCCAGAAGGGGAACATGGACTACCTGACAGGAGAGTATGAAGCATTTCTCTACGGCGGTGAAGATGAAGGAGAAACCACACTAAGGGTCAGTATGGAATGCGAAAACCCCGATACCTGTGACAGAGATCTTATAAAGGAAAACTTCATTCGCTCTTTCCTTAAATATAAATACCCACTCTCAAGGGCTTATGAAGACAGTACTTTCAAGATCCTTTTCAACTTCACGGGTCCCAGAGGGCTTGAGCTGTACAAAATAAAGGGAAGACCGAAGAGGCTTGTAGATAGGCGGTGA
- a CDS encoding peroxiredoxin produces the protein MVKTSLKSGQLAPDFCLSDQDGNRTCLEDLKGKWVVLYFYPRDNTPGCSLEARNFSCLKKDFEAENAVIIGISRDSEESHRKFIEKKELKIKLLSDEQADIHRMYDVLHPKHFRGKDVISAVRTTFLLNPEGQIVRIWDHVKAVGHAEDVLSELKKLKEK, from the coding sequence ATGGTAAAGACATCACTGAAATCAGGACAGCTTGCTCCTGATTTTTGCCTGTCTGATCAGGACGGGAACCGGACATGCCTTGAGGACCTCAAAGGAAAATGGGTAGTCCTGTACTTTTATCCGAGGGACAACACTCCGGGCTGCAGCCTGGAAGCCAGGAACTTCAGCTGCTTGAAAAAGGATTTTGAAGCTGAAAACGCAGTAATTATCGGTATTAGCAGAGATAGTGAGGAATCTCACAGGAAATTTATCGAGAAAAAAGAGCTTAAAATAAAGCTGCTTTCCGACGAGCAGGCAGATATCCACAGAATGTACGATGTCCTGCACCCAAAACATTTCAGGGGTAAGGATGTTATAAGCGCTGTCCGGACAACTTTCCTTCTCAACCCGGAAGGACAAATTGTCCGGATATGGGATCACGTTAAAGCTGTAGGGCACGCTGAAGATGTGCTTTCGGAACTGAAAAAACTGAAAGAGAAGTGA
- a CDS encoding transcriptional regulator, producing MNELIGFVNGNNVRQKVLSLLASKGEMEGERISKTLRIVHLTIAKTLGELEEKELITKKGEVYLLTETGSKVEKMVQQI from the coding sequence ATGAATGAGTTAATTGGTTTTGTGAACGGAAACAATGTAAGGCAAAAAGTGCTCTCTCTGCTCGCCTCAAAAGGAGAAATGGAAGGAGAACGTATTTCTAAAACTCTTCGGATAGTACATCTTACAATAGCAAAGACTCTCGGGGAACTGGAGGAAAAAGAGCTGATCACTAAAAAAGGAGAGGTTTACCTCCTTACCGAAACCGGAAGTAAGGTAGAAAAAATGGTCCAGCAAATCTAA
- a CDS encoding Nre family DNA repair protein, translated as MKDTLCIKCKGKGLCGRPRCPILEKFKSLQSISPVISGDSIFGASPPALFVGSYGYPRVSAGPLIPPLATENEALLLEDPSAWGNMQIEDIISMRSRMVRANTSLHIKDARSKENPLLAKAQELALSSKPVDTEAWFFKAPKQELKFDAVLTPMGPSGLVKNFELTENPDVPRKVDYLVYDTDALAKDAVTELLKSDVSTEHITRLFSIGLLGKERKIVPTCWSITAVDDMAGKELADRIRDFPWASDIKLFSGTHFGNHFEVLILPRAYSFELIEIWLPKTVWSGESSWIGEDSEGLDGKKGYSPLAGGYYAARLPVLEYLTEIKRQASVFVRREITPDYWAPLGVWVVREGMRKALQNPPKSFDSLEAAVSDLAGRTITPKSEWVQQAKMLSNFRFQTTLDSFFKV; from the coding sequence GTGAAAGACACACTGTGTATCAAGTGCAAGGGAAAAGGACTTTGTGGGCGCCCCCGCTGCCCAATTCTGGAAAAATTTAAATCCTTGCAGTCAATTTCACCTGTTATATCAGGAGATTCTATATTTGGGGCTTCTCCCCCGGCTCTTTTTGTCGGAAGCTACGGCTACCCCAGGGTTTCGGCGGGCCCCCTGATTCCTCCTTTGGCAACGGAAAACGAAGCTTTACTTCTCGAAGACCCTTCAGCCTGGGGAAACATGCAGATCGAAGATATCATCTCCATGCGCTCCCGCATGGTCAGGGCAAACACGAGCCTGCATATAAAAGATGCACGGAGCAAAGAAAATCCTCTTCTGGCAAAGGCTCAAGAACTGGCGCTCTCCAGTAAACCAGTCGATACTGAAGCCTGGTTTTTTAAAGCCCCTAAACAGGAACTCAAGTTCGATGCAGTCCTTACGCCTATGGGCCCTTCCGGGCTTGTGAAAAACTTTGAGCTTACAGAAAACCCGGATGTCCCGAGAAAAGTGGATTACCTGGTCTATGATACCGATGCCCTTGCAAAAGACGCTGTTACCGAACTATTAAAAAGTGACGTTTCTACGGAACATATCACACGCCTTTTTTCGATAGGTCTGCTCGGGAAAGAACGCAAAATAGTGCCTACCTGCTGGTCTATCACAGCTGTGGACGATATGGCAGGAAAGGAGCTTGCAGACCGTATACGGGACTTCCCGTGGGCTTCAGACATAAAGCTTTTCAGCGGGACACATTTCGGAAACCATTTTGAAGTCCTCATCCTCCCGCGCGCTTATTCCTTTGAACTTATAGAAATCTGGCTCCCAAAAACAGTCTGGTCCGGAGAATCAAGCTGGATCGGAGAGGACAGCGAAGGCCTGGACGGAAAAAAAGGGTATTCTCCTCTTGCAGGAGGTTATTACGCAGCAAGACTTCCTGTGCTTGAGTACCTGACAGAAATCAAAAGACAGGCTTCGGTTTTTGTGCGGAGGGAAATAACTCCGGATTACTGGGCCCCTCTTGGAGTCTGGGTGGTCAGGGAAGGCATGAGAAAAGCGCTTCAAAATCCTCCAAAATCTTTTGATTCCCTGGAAGCGGCAGTTTCGGATCTTGCAGGCAGGACGATAACCCCAAAATCAGAGTGGGTGCAGCAGGCAAAGATGCTCTCAAACTTCCGGTTCCAGACAACGCTGGATTCTTTTTTCAAGGTTTAA
- a CDS encoding ATP-binding protein produces MSGIILDIVELLLTAEIYNRYPELDVNDLPKNIRKNYWNSTEKTVPKPIIASFVRVEKLYGIKDIEKSVRNIPFITIDRSHFELRLSAFELAAEWLEKQEGAQERIENNPVLAYYLGEIRKGETSNYEAAKAKIRPKEVDREWIESLIAEIRKEDKGEDMLKLVVIIAPEDVKQKVKDLVLTREQEEEIEKIMKAIKHREYLREIGLHDIGKLLFVGPPGTGKTSVARALSEQLSIPFVEVKLSMITDQYLGETAKNIDRVFLLAKKLNPCILFIDELDFVAKARTSDENAAIKRAVNTLLKAIDEISLVEHGVLLIAATNHPRMLDSAAWRRFDEIVHFPLPDLEMRKNILDIVTRHIKGDFDTKDIASLTEDYSGSDLRMVIREAVLSALLEERKVLTQQDLLEAVTSFNERAYLKADDYKGKNSS; encoded by the coding sequence ATGTCAGGAATTATACTAGACATAGTAGAGCTTCTGCTGACCGCAGAGATCTATAACCGCTATCCAGAACTGGATGTTAATGACCTTCCCAAAAATATCCGGAAAAACTACTGGAACAGCACAGAAAAAACAGTTCCCAAACCCATAATAGCTTCATTTGTAAGGGTCGAAAAACTATATGGGATCAAAGATATCGAAAAAAGTGTAAGGAATATACCTTTCATAACCATTGACAGGTCTCACTTTGAACTCCGCCTGAGCGCATTTGAACTTGCCGCGGAATGGCTTGAAAAACAGGAAGGAGCTCAGGAGAGAATCGAAAACAATCCTGTCCTCGCTTATTATTTAGGAGAAATAAGGAAGGGTGAGACTTCAAACTATGAAGCTGCAAAAGCAAAAATCAGGCCAAAGGAAGTCGACAGGGAATGGATAGAATCTCTGATAGCTGAAATCAGGAAAGAAGACAAGGGCGAAGACATGCTCAAGCTCGTTGTCATTATCGCTCCTGAAGACGTAAAACAGAAAGTCAAGGACCTTGTGCTCACAAGGGAACAGGAAGAAGAAATTGAAAAAATTATGAAAGCCATCAAGCACAGGGAATACCTGCGGGAGATAGGGCTACATGACATCGGAAAACTCCTGTTTGTAGGGCCCCCAGGCACCGGAAAAACCTCAGTTGCCCGTGCACTTTCAGAACAGCTTTCGATTCCCTTTGTTGAGGTCAAGCTCTCAATGATTACGGATCAGTACCTGGGCGAGACTGCAAAAAATATAGACCGTGTTTTCCTGCTCGCAAAAAAACTGAATCCCTGTATTCTGTTCATAGATGAGCTGGACTTTGTTGCAAAAGCCAGGACTTCAGACGAAAACGCTGCAATCAAGAGAGCAGTCAATACTCTCCTGAAAGCTATAGATGAAATCAGCCTGGTAGAACATGGAGTCCTTCTGATTGCTGCAACAAACCACCCCAGGATGCTTGACAGTGCAGCATGGAGACGTTTTGACGAAATCGTTCATTTCCCTCTGCCTGACCTTGAGATGCGCAAAAATATACTGGACATTGTGACCCGGCACATAAAGGGAGACTTTGATACGAAAGATATTGCTTCATTGACAGAGGATTATTCGGGTTCAGACCTGCGCATGGTTATCAGAGAAGCTGTCCTGAGTGCTCTTCTGGAAGAACGCAAGGTACTCACCCAACAGGACCTGCTGGAAGCTGTAACGTCTTTCAATGAAAGGGCATATCTCAAAGCCGATGACTACAAAGGGAAGAATTCTTCATGA
- a CDS encoding MBL fold metallo-hydrolase, with amino-acid sequence MRITLLGTGDAVGTPKIGCNCAACADARAGGKSQRLRFSILVESDQGKILIDTSPDLRQQFLKQGLSGIDGVIWTHGHYDHYSGFGEFYRVQNRVDVYGIPENLDYIDQFVSFLKPRYHYVKLYEPFELIGLQFSLFKVNHPPVEVPTGVIIREGNTKVVVTGDTNSKIPEISLELMKDPDLLIADGIVPPHIHIKKHMNSEEAMALAEKLNAKEVVLTHLSHLFRPHHIESRFLPLGYDGQAFEF; translated from the coding sequence ATGAGGATAACGCTGCTCGGGACCGGGGATGCTGTAGGGACACCTAAAATTGGCTGCAACTGCGCGGCATGTGCGGATGCCCGTGCAGGTGGAAAGAGCCAGCGCCTTCGTTTTTCTATCCTTGTGGAATCTGATCAGGGTAAAATCCTTATTGATACCAGCCCGGACCTCCGCCAGCAGTTCCTTAAGCAGGGGCTTTCAGGCATAGATGGTGTGATCTGGACCCACGGGCATTACGACCACTACTCGGGTTTTGGGGAGTTTTACCGGGTTCAGAACAGGGTTGATGTCTACGGGATTCCCGAAAATCTGGACTACATAGACCAGTTTGTTTCTTTCCTGAAACCCAGATACCACTATGTAAAACTCTATGAGCCTTTTGAGTTGATAGGGCTGCAGTTTTCTCTCTTTAAGGTAAACCACCCACCTGTAGAAGTCCCTACAGGAGTCATCATCCGCGAGGGCAATACAAAAGTTGTGGTTACGGGAGATACGAATTCGAAAATCCCCGAAATCAGCCTGGAGTTGATGAAAGACCCGGACCTTCTTATTGCCGATGGGATAGTCCCTCCGCACATCCACATCAAAAAGCACATGAATTCAGAAGAAGCTATGGCCCTTGCAGAGAAACTCAATGCAAAAGAAGTAGTCCTTACTCACCTCAGCCACCTCTTCCGCCCCCATCATATAGAATCGAGGTTTTTGCCCCTGGGTTATGACGGGCAGGCCTTCGAGTTTTAA
- a CDS encoding pyrimidine dimer DNA glycosylase/endonuclease V, with protein MRIWDIPPEKMCRQHLLGEHRELHAMWSIITNNKKAYAHHPETLRWKGKLKALYLRHEALVEEMAKRGYKHHTPLDPALATGKAFQDEFVNTYEEQVRILKERGCDCKV; from the coding sequence ATGAGAATCTGGGACATCCCTCCTGAGAAGATGTGCAGGCAGCACCTCCTGGGAGAACACCGTGAATTGCACGCTATGTGGTCCATAATTACCAATAACAAAAAAGCTTATGCCCACCATCCCGAGACCCTGCGCTGGAAGGGGAAATTGAAGGCCCTCTACCTGAGGCATGAAGCCCTTGTAGAGGAAATGGCAAAAAGAGGGTATAAACACCACACTCCCCTTGACCCGGCCCTTGCGACAGGAAAAGCTTTCCAGGACGAATTTGTGAATACTTATGAGGAACAGGTCCGGATCCTGAAAGAAAGAGGGTGCGATTGCAAGGTGTGA
- a CDS encoding deoxyribodipyrimidine photo-lyase: MNPKRIRTLKPGKTGDGPVAYWMSRDQRVEDNWALLFSRAIAQRTGVPIVVVFSLTYRFLGARKRQYDFMLRGLQELENALSRKKIPFVFLRGDPGQKIPEFVKEYKVGTLVTDFSPLRVKAEWIEKIHTEIKIPFFEVDAHNVVPCWEASPKREYAAHTFRPKLYKHLPEFQEEFPELEPNSELPEITTGTARLEDFAYTQETGTGPLIPEGLSGGDIDPFFESEHIKPGEKAAQRMMESFLAERLDSYNTLRNDPTKTGVSGLSPYLHFGQISAQRVALEVEKTNADPESKKSFLDELLVWKEIADNFCYYTPEYDSFESFPDWAKKSLNAHRQDRREYIYTLEKFEAGKTHDPLWNASQMELLRTGKMHGYMRMYWAKKIMEWSESPEKALEISICLNDRYELDGRDPNGYAGIAWCIGGVHDRAWGEREVIGKIRYMSYEGCKRKFDVDAYIARYPVERAPEK; this comes from the coding sequence ATGAATCCCAAACGCATCCGGACTCTTAAACCAGGAAAAACAGGTGATGGGCCTGTTGCCTACTGGATGAGCCGCGACCAGCGAGTTGAAGATAACTGGGCCCTGCTATTCTCAAGGGCAATTGCGCAGAGAACTGGTGTCCCAATAGTAGTGGTTTTCAGTCTCACATACAGGTTTTTAGGGGCCAGGAAAAGGCAGTACGATTTCATGCTCCGGGGGCTTCAGGAGCTTGAGAATGCTCTTTCCCGGAAAAAGATTCCCTTTGTCTTTCTGCGAGGAGACCCGGGGCAAAAAATCCCTGAGTTTGTAAAAGAGTATAAGGTTGGGACTCTTGTAACCGATTTCAGCCCACTTCGCGTAAAGGCTGAGTGGATAGAAAAAATTCATACTGAGATAAAAATTCCCTTTTTTGAGGTTGATGCCCACAATGTCGTCCCCTGCTGGGAAGCTTCTCCGAAAAGGGAGTATGCAGCCCATACCTTCCGCCCCAAACTCTATAAACACCTGCCTGAATTTCAGGAGGAATTCCCTGAACTGGAACCCAATTCTGAACTTCCCGAGATCACAACTGGCACCGCCAGGCTGGAGGACTTTGCATATACGCAGGAAACCGGGACTGGACCTCTTATTCCGGAGGGACTTTCTGGTGGAGATATTGATCCCTTCTTTGAGTCTGAGCATATCAAACCAGGGGAAAAAGCTGCTCAAAGAATGATGGAGAGTTTTCTTGCAGAGAGGCTTGACTCTTACAATACCCTGAGAAACGATCCAACAAAGACAGGAGTCTCGGGACTCTCTCCTTACCTGCACTTCGGGCAGATTTCAGCTCAGAGAGTTGCACTTGAGGTAGAAAAGACAAACGCTGACCCGGAATCAAAGAAATCTTTTCTGGATGAACTTCTTGTCTGGAAAGAGATTGCGGACAATTTTTGCTATTACACCCCCGAATATGACAGCTTTGAAAGTTTTCCGGATTGGGCAAAGAAATCCCTGAATGCGCACAGGCAGGACAGGAGGGAATATATATACACGCTGGAGAAATTCGAAGCTGGAAAGACGCATGACCCCCTCTGGAACGCAAGTCAGATGGAACTTCTCCGTACCGGGAAAATGCACGGCTATATGCGCATGTACTGGGCAAAAAAAATCATGGAATGGAGCGAATCTCCTGAAAAAGCCCTTGAAATTTCAATCTGCCTGAATGACAGATACGAACTGGACGGAAGAGATCCAAATGGGTATGCTGGAATTGCCTGGTGCATCGGAGGCGTCCATGACCGGGCCTGGGGGGAGAGAGAAGTGATAGGAAAAATCAGATATATGAGTTACGAGGGCTGCAAAAGGAAATTCGATGTAGATGCCTATATAGCCAGATATCCCGTTGAAAGGGCACCTGAAAAATAA
- a CDS encoding DUF378 domain-containing protein, with amino-acid sequence MADKSSIDWLALVLVIVGGLNWGLVGLFRFDLVAAIFGTMSALSRVVYSLVGLAAVYMIYFATKK; translated from the coding sequence ATGGCAGACAAAAGTTCGATTGACTGGCTTGCACTTGTACTTGTTATAGTGGGTGGACTGAACTGGGGGCTTGTTGGTCTCTTCAGATTTGATCTTGTGGCAGCCATATTTGGAACGATGAGCGCGCTTTCCAGAGTAGTGTACTCCCTCGTGGGACTTGCAGCAGTTTACATGATATATTTCGCAACTAAAAAATAA
- the yciH gene encoding stress response translation initiation inhibitor YciH, whose amino-acid sequence MSSGMCPVCGLPKELCICEEVAKEQQRITVKVNRRRYGKEVTVVEGFDASEIDLHELSTYLKSKFACGGTVKGNTVELQGNHLTRMKDVLMEKGFSAEQIKN is encoded by the coding sequence ATGAGCAGCGGAATGTGCCCGGTATGCGGGCTTCCCAAAGAACTTTGCATCTGCGAAGAGGTTGCAAAAGAGCAACAGCGAATCACTGTGAAAGTAAATAGAAGGAGATATGGTAAGGAAGTCACTGTTGTAGAAGGTTTCGATGCAAGTGAGATTGACCTTCATGAATTATCTACCTATCTTAAATCAAAATTTGCATGCGGTGGTACAGTAAAAGGAAACACAGTAGAACTTCAGGGCAACCACCTGACCCGCATGAAAGACGTCCTCATGGAAAAGGGTTTCTCTGCTGAACAAATTAAGAATTAA
- a CDS encoding carboxymuconolactone decarboxylase family protein — MTEKIDMNERMEAMAGEIPGVMKALMGLHSEVVKDGALSAKTKEIMMVGIAVALRCEYCLWKHVPEAVKMGATREEIMEAVSTAIVMAGGPAVAYGSVVVLKILDELDV, encoded by the coding sequence ATGACAGAAAAAATAGATATGAATGAAAGGATGGAAGCAATGGCCGGGGAAATCCCGGGAGTGATGAAAGCTCTGATGGGGCTTCATTCCGAAGTAGTCAAGGACGGGGCTTTAAGCGCCAAAACAAAAGAAATAATGATGGTAGGGATTGCAGTTGCCCTGCGCTGTGAATACTGTCTCTGGAAGCACGTTCCGGAGGCTGTGAAAATGGGAGCGACCCGGGAAGAGATTATGGAGGCTGTAAGCACTGCAATAGTGATGGCCGGAGGACCTGCCGTAGCGTACGGATCAGTAGTTGTTCTAAAAATTCTGGATGAACTGGATGTCTGA